The Algoriphagus sanaruensis genome window below encodes:
- a CDS encoding SDR family NAD(P)-dependent oxidoreductase, whose translation MAKIFITGSSDGLGKLAAEKLIATGHQVVLHARNSERADLLKSQFTSSYPILIADLSNLEETKKLALEANDLGRFDAVTHNAGVLHADSKTIFQVNVLAPFVLTALMEKPDRLIYLSSSMHFGGKEFSDIGQVEKTTYSDSKLMITALTAAFARLFPEIKCNSVDPGWVPTKMGGKNAPDDLQKGVETQIWLATSEEKEAKVSGKYFRHQQVKSPHPAVEDTAYQTWLIRWCEELSGVSLI comes from the coding sequence ATGGCAAAAATCTTTATCACCGGTTCATCTGATGGCTTAGGCAAATTGGCCGCTGAGAAATTGATTGCAACAGGCCATCAAGTTGTCCTTCATGCACGAAATTCAGAGCGGGCAGATTTGCTAAAAAGTCAATTTACTAGCTCCTACCCTATTCTAATCGCCGACTTATCTAATCTGGAGGAAACAAAAAAACTCGCCCTTGAAGCAAATGACCTTGGTAGGTTTGATGCTGTCACCCACAATGCCGGAGTCCTCCATGCAGATTCCAAAACTATTTTCCAGGTCAATGTACTTGCTCCTTTTGTATTGACAGCCTTGATGGAAAAACCCGATCGACTGATCTACCTAAGCTCAAGCATGCATTTTGGAGGAAAGGAGTTTTCCGATATTGGCCAAGTAGAAAAAACCACCTATTCCGACTCCAAATTGATGATTACGGCGCTAACGGCTGCATTTGCCCGACTTTTCCCAGAAATAAAATGCAATTCCGTGGACCCAGGATGGGTTCCTACCAAAATGGGTGGCAAAAACGCACCCGATGACTTGCAAAAAGGCGTAGAAACTCAGATTTGGCTGGCAACAAGCGAAGAAAAGGAAGCTAAGGTTTCCGGAAAGTATTTCCGGCATCAGCAGGTAAAAAGTCCACATCCAGCGGTTGAAGATACAGCCTACCAAACTTGGCTAATCCGGTGGTGTGAAGAATTATCTGGAGTTAGCCTTATTTAA
- a CDS encoding DUF2975 domain-containing protein, with protein sequence MKTLTEQWKEKWVNQPSLMLITVVIWSIFIGLCIQAGALLFTFIYSWFNPIVAQNLFDGLNLYSLKEANPWYYGGVISMVLFIIGLKAYLFYQIIRIFLKINLVHPFSQEVSKLISTVSYTAFQIGIGIIFASACFKWLAKKGYELDQVYSLMGGAYEFLLMAAILVAVSQIFKRGVEIQEESELTV encoded by the coding sequence ATGAAAACTCTAACAGAACAATGGAAAGAAAAATGGGTCAATCAGCCTTCGCTGATGCTCATTACTGTGGTCATTTGGTCCATCTTTATCGGACTATGCATTCAGGCAGGGGCCCTGCTTTTCACCTTTATCTACAGCTGGTTTAATCCAATCGTAGCTCAAAATCTATTTGACGGATTGAATCTCTATTCCCTGAAAGAAGCCAATCCTTGGTATTATGGAGGGGTAATTTCGATGGTGCTGTTTATCATCGGCTTGAAAGCCTATCTTTTTTACCAGATCATCAGGATATTTCTCAAAATCAATCTGGTTCATCCATTCAGCCAAGAGGTTTCCAAGCTGATTTCTACAGTCAGCTACACCGCATTTCAGATTGGAATCGGTATTATTTTCGCCTCAGCCTGCTTCAAATGGCTGGCAAAAAAGGGATACGAACTCGATCAAGTCTATTCATTGATGGGCGGAGCCTATGAATTCCTCCTGATGGCAGCAATCCTGGTGGCGGTCAGTCAGATCTTCAAGCGGGGAGTGGAAATTCAGGAAGAAAGTGAATTGACTGTGTAA
- a CDS encoding DUF2975 domain-containing protein, with the protein MSPKTDLVIKFLHVISWIIFIALCYQTGALIFNYAFMQFRVFPPENQYLILDLTELFTQNELYFGILFGLAIGVNGLKAYTFYLITLIFQYLNLHKPFSQEISRLISKISYYIFAAGILGAIAQGVSDELAKQGFPVTNANQQWNDYSAFLMMAAVVFVIAQIFKKGLELQSENDLTI; encoded by the coding sequence ATGTCGCCAAAAACCGACCTCGTCATCAAGTTCCTCCATGTCATCTCATGGATCATTTTCATAGCCCTCTGCTATCAAACAGGAGCCTTGATCTTTAACTATGCCTTTATGCAATTCCGGGTTTTCCCACCGGAAAATCAATACCTGATTTTGGATCTCACGGAACTCTTTACCCAAAATGAACTCTATTTTGGGATCCTATTTGGTTTGGCGATTGGAGTAAATGGATTGAAGGCGTACACCTTTTATCTGATCACCCTGATTTTCCAATACCTAAATCTGCACAAGCCCTTTAGTCAGGAAATATCTCGTCTGATCTCCAAGATCAGCTACTACATCTTTGCTGCGGGCATCCTTGGAGCGATCGCTCAGGGAGTTTCCGATGAACTGGCCAAACAGGGCTTTCCGGTCACAAATGCCAATCAACAATGGAACGATTATTCAGCCTTCCTGATGATGGCTGCGGTTGTTTTCGTGATTGCCCAGATTTTCAAAAAAGGACTGGAATTGCAGTCCGAAAACGACCTAACCATCTAA
- a CDS encoding helix-turn-helix domain-containing protein — protein sequence MPIIVNLDVMMARRKMSLNELSEKVDLTLSNLSILKTGKAKAIRFSTLEAICKVLDCQPGDILEFREE from the coding sequence ATGCCCATAATTGTCAATCTGGATGTCATGATGGCTAGGCGGAAAATGTCCCTTAACGAACTTTCTGAAAAAGTCGATCTCACACTTTCGAATCTATCCATCCTCAAAACTGGAAAGGCCAAAGCAATCCGATTCAGTACGTTAGAAGCCATCTGTAAAGTTTTAGATTGCCAACCCGGGGATATTTTGGAGTTTCGGGAGGAATAA
- a CDS encoding YdeI/OmpD-associated family protein: MNPQVDRFLLEGCMRCPKGATPACKVHRWTAILEKLRQFLLETDLVEDRKWGMPTYTLNGKNVIMLGVFNESCVLSFLKGILIEDPEGLLEFPGPSSQQAKVLRFTGIEQVDPWEKSIQNFIQQAIDIEKKGKKVDTPRQTGLEIPEELTQKFEEQEGLEKAFFALTPGRQRGYLLHFTGAKQSATRLSRIEKLIPKILEGKGMLD; this comes from the coding sequence ATGAACCCACAAGTCGACCGATTCCTTCTCGAAGGCTGTATGCGATGCCCAAAAGGTGCCACGCCCGCCTGTAAAGTCCATCGATGGACAGCAATTCTCGAGAAATTGAGGCAATTTTTACTGGAAACCGATCTGGTAGAAGATCGTAAATGGGGCATGCCAACCTACACCCTCAATGGAAAAAATGTAATCATGCTGGGTGTATTCAATGAATCTTGTGTGCTCAGCTTTCTGAAAGGTATTTTAATTGAAGATCCAGAGGGATTATTAGAGTTTCCTGGTCCAAGCTCGCAACAAGCCAAAGTCCTTCGATTTACAGGCATAGAACAAGTCGATCCATGGGAAAAATCGATTCAGAACTTTATTCAGCAGGCAATAGACATTGAGAAAAAAGGAAAGAAAGTAGATACTCCGAGACAAACTGGATTGGAAATTCCGGAAGAATTAACTCAAAAATTCGAAGAGCAGGAAGGATTGGAAAAGGCCTTTTTCGCCTTAACTCCTGGCAGACAACGAGGATACTTACTCCACTTTACAGGTGCCAAACAATCAGCCACTAGACTTAGTCGTATTGAAAAATTGATTCCTAAGATTCTGGAAGGGAAAGGAATGCTAGACTAA
- a CDS encoding HopJ type III effector protein, with product MSLLDKIQNHPETISFQEVIAHIDAEYDFTPTRFTNGNTVNEAGQNNGSCKIFSFAQLQGLNPSQTLALFGDYYRVDVLQNPEGTDHQNIRNFMEFGWDGIQFDGQALRSKNQ from the coding sequence ATGTCTCTGCTAGATAAAATACAAAACCACCCAGAAACCATTTCATTTCAAGAGGTTATTGCGCACATAGACGCTGAGTACGACTTTACTCCAACTCGATTTACGAATGGAAATACTGTTAACGAGGCTGGACAAAATAACGGGAGTTGCAAAATATTCTCCTTTGCCCAACTTCAAGGCCTGAATCCATCTCAGACACTAGCACTTTTTGGTGATTATTATCGAGTGGATGTCTTACAAAATCCAGAGGGAACAGATCACCAAAACATTCGAAATTTCATGGAATTCGGCTGGGATGGAATTCAATTCGATGGCCAAGCGCTCCGCTCCAAAAATCAATAA
- a CDS encoding PAS domain-containing protein, with protein MSLKKRLNKPESITIGYALLGIVWIWGSDLVTNALFSDDINQLAVFQLFKGIFYVLITSYLLYYLIKRLYDQVNERNRELEILFTNPDLGIFKLNETGQFTEVSPNIQKITGFNQKELLGKSFLDFTPENQQKSLLDQINSISQNSPEKGFMLRYQFLSKDQKLIHLNIFGIQLLDTKKEKIAYIATFQNTTPLIHSLETLSKKNQQLQELAYDQSHLVRAPLARILAITSLFEDESLISESDQKALIRKLEISAQDLDNQIRKLSKKMVE; from the coding sequence ATGTCTTTAAAAAAACGACTAAACAAGCCCGAATCCATTACCATTGGGTACGCCCTTTTGGGAATTGTGTGGATTTGGGGAAGTGATCTTGTCACTAACGCACTTTTTTCGGATGACATCAATCAGCTTGCTGTTTTTCAACTGTTCAAAGGGATTTTTTATGTCTTAATCACCTCCTACCTGTTATACTACCTGATCAAGCGACTATATGATCAAGTCAACGAGCGGAATAGAGAATTGGAAATTCTATTCACCAATCCCGATTTGGGCATCTTCAAACTAAACGAAACTGGACAGTTTACTGAGGTAAGTCCCAATATCCAAAAGATCACAGGGTTTAACCAAAAAGAGTTACTGGGTAAATCATTTTTGGACTTTACTCCTGAAAACCAACAAAAATCTCTTCTGGACCAGATAAATTCTATTTCTCAAAATTCTCCGGAGAAGGGGTTTATGTTGAGGTATCAGTTTTTGAGTAAAGATCAAAAACTTATCCATCTCAACATATTTGGTATCCAACTATTGGACACGAAAAAAGAGAAAATCGCCTACATTGCCACTTTTCAAAACACCACGCCATTAATCCATTCCTTGGAGACCCTGAGTAAGAAAAATCAACAACTTCAAGAACTTGCCTACGACCAATCACATCTCGTCAGAGCTCCCTTGGCGAGAATCTTAGCCATCACAAGTTTATTTGAAGACGAAAGCCTTATTTCTGAGTCCGATCAGAAGGCTCTGATTCGAAAACTGGAAATTTCGGCACAAGATCTTGACAATCAAATACGGAAGCTTTCAAAAAAAATGGTGGAGTAA